tcactatttctaaaacaagccatagaaagttggttgcaatttcaatttaatcctccagaaacaacagaacaaataatgcaacaggagatgattgtggactactgtCACGTGAATttttatctctaattcaacctaagcttgaatcattaccagaggttgtaaagctctggttttaatcatcaatgattcaaggtccacaatccacaagtaattatcaGTAAATTTTATTTAAGGAGAGCTCTGCTCAAAAACACAAATATCCTGTTTTTATACtccttgacaaacaaagacactatgctcctcccacctttcttaaacagttcccgccttcccccttgaatggttagtaacgccccctctgttagtgggttgacactacatgataattctaacatttatactgtgtttggggtgaaattctttagtcattatttttaatacacaaattcatctatcaatccacccttttgaCTAAATGGTTTCatcttcaggataaatgtatttacaaacaTGTTTAATCTCAGAGATCAGTTCTATTTATCTACATCCAATCATAGGTCTTCTTTTAGGATTTTCCCTATGACCTTCATACATCAGAACCAATAAacgtttcatccaattgcggtctttcagggtcaaagtcGTCGTTATcccccaagcctggaggatcgtattTCCCGCtctcctggtcagagtccggagtcggtccatctctTATCATTTGGTGAGATACTGCATTcaccaacgccttgctcaccaatcctcggacacagggaacaagacaacaaccacataatacaagaattcccatacaaacactgactgcCCCTAAGATGGttgctgctatggttttccatttaccaaacatggtATCAAACCATCCTGTCCAAGATGTACTAATTCCTGAGTTTTCAGCCCATTCTTTACTTAGCGCAGTTaatcctgcaagagctctggtcACCGTCCCCTCCGGtgcggtgttgttagggataaatgtgcaacaatggcccccCACCATTTTACAGACTCCACCCCTTTCTGCCAGCAACATATCCAGAGCTAACCGATTTTCCCAGGTCATAAGTGAGGTGGCCGATAATTGctcggagatcccctttactgcatctctagtctggttaataaatcgttgttggttgtaatagatataattaatccaatccacatttttgtttattgtcacccaccagaaaaatgttgtggtaaaCCCCTCCCATAtctgattcatagctttgtattcatctggaacacccctggggatgcctataccatctatccaaatggggctatttccttcctgacctatattcCTTTTCCTTCTGATtcttcttcctgtcactggtctttgatgactaattcttacaggcTGGACCAAcaacactggtgcacaagtacccacccatccctctggtaatgtctgccgaatACTCCCTTTTTTtgtgcatgcccaccacacatcagtcagagggatggttaggttcctaatttttgtccttccttccttatctaaatcagtcacattaattatctccttacagccatcaaaatcacccaagttacgggtgccatttctatgtctgtaacactggtattcgccaggagttaaagtgaatctaggtgggctggccgagtatgtcaattttgccagcccaatccctgtgcaattgggctctttttgattggaccccaggtctaatacacagggaaacattgcctttggcattggggcggtcaacattgtcggtcgcccaatggagcatgcataacaattggtctcccccaaggccctagcggtgtatttcatccactttaaccagagattctcatcagggaccccctccacttccccattgttccattcctggaggagaaaatctttcatagtgggacgggttagtcaaattgactccgtcatcccttgactgatttactcggtctattgtcattaatggattaatgccagtacctgctccctctatatcttttgactccattaaatataatcttagacaagtatcccatccgtatacgtccgcgcaagcccagtaagttcttttcatgtcctctttagtgacctttactatcgttactaccatctccgtggggatgtcgttataccttcttatcctccatctggacgtccagccccccccccccgtctcatatctccttcccccagtatgtctaaatacctgagcccaggaacaatccgctgagggggctgaacataaatacaacgggatcttataatcccatgttgcttgcttatccgctctgataagatccctaatcataatttggaatcttactccccacccttctctgactcctattttgtagatcactcgcccttgatggtcagtatgtcgggtcgctttccctttatttcttaataatggtaaggccatagcgtaattggtgcgaggtggtggtggattttgacctaccacgactattgccgagactatgatgcagctcagggtcacccatattcccaaaaaccccccaaccctctcctgtcttgagtccttctgctcggtaccaccccatactcacaccctaggaacacactacagtgatgataggtctgggtaggagatcttcgttgacagaggtgacccccGCACCCTGTGGCGCAGTTCCGCtcgtcaactctgcgtgtgctaagcggtgcttgtatgtggtcctaccttcttgcagtgggtaacatggacccaggttcctctctctgctattctaatggcaaaggcggtgACCAATAGAACCTGGTAGGGgccttcccaacggggctgcttccagtctttcttctttagggattgtatccacacccagtctccggGTTGGATAGAGTGGGTTACCCTCTCCTTTAGTTCTCCTGTGGGACACAGAATCTTTGACATACGTGTTTGGTTAATGAACAGTCTTCTCATATGTCCCGCCAATGTCCCTTCTACTTCTGTATCTGCCTCCTCTAGTCTGCCTAACTCGGGCATTCTATATGGTCTCCCAAACACTttttcaaagggggataacccatctttatccggTGTTACCCTTATCGTCATTAATACTATtggtagacattgtacccaatttcttccTGTACTCATGTGCGTTTTTCTTAAACGTGATTTAATCGTCGAATTAGTGCGTTCAATCAAACCTGCTGATTCCGGATGATATGAACAATGTTTTTTCATATTAATATGTAACTTCTGTCCAATATTATCTATTACCTGGTTGGAGAAGTGAGACCCATTGTCGGAATAAATAGTTTCTGGCAATCCGAACCGAGGGATTATTTCCTGACATAAAGCTTTAGCTACTGTGAATGCATCAGCGGAGGAGGTTGGAAAGACTTCTACCCATTTGATGATTACTTTGTGCACATATAACACACCTAGAACAAATTTATTTAAAGTAATTTGTTATCCCGTACGCTACAAAGTGCTTTCTAATTATTTCCACCATTCCCCCGGTTGATACGTGACTTTGTCCATGTATCAAAATTGCTGCATATCTAAACAGAGATTTTGGTAATATAGGTAAATTACCTTGATGCCACATTTCCCCCTTCTTGACTGCTCCCATTTTCTCCCATCTACTCACTTCCTTCATCGGTGCTCTTAACTGGCTGTCTATCAGTAATGCTTTATCAATGTCTACCTCCTCTTTTAGATGTAAGTATGTGGGTGATTGTGGTTTGACACCTGCCTTTTTCGCTTCCTCATCTGCCTTTCTGTTGCCGTTGCTTATGCTATCTACACCTTTAGTGTGAGCATCACATTTACATATAGCTAACTTCTCTGGTAGGAGTACAGCATCTAAAAGATTCAAAATTAACTGGGCATGTGTAATGGTTTTGCCAGAAGTGGTTACCATTCCCCTGTTTCTCCATTGTGCAGCAAATACGTGTACTGTATTAAATGCATAGGCACTATCGGTGTAAATAGTAACCTTTTTCCCTTTACCCAAATGACATGCCCGAGTGAGAGCCACTATCTCTGCCTGTTGTGCAGAATAATTTCTAGGTAATGATTCAGCTTCCAAGACGTCAGTCTCTGTTACAACTGCATATCCTGTAGCATTCGTACCATCAGGGTTTTTTCTAGATGAACCATCAACAAACATAGTCACTTCCCCATCCACTAAGGCTAGGTCTTTTAAGTCAGGTCTTGGCAACACAAGTTTCTCAGTTTCAGTTATACAATCATGTGGGCTGCCATCTGTCGCAATAGGAACTAGAGTAGAGGGGTTTAGAGTTGTACACCGTTCAATGGTCAAATTAGGCATATTTAACAGGATTATCATACAAGATAAATGTCTAGCAGGTGACATATAGGCCATTTTATGCTCCAACAACAGTATGGATACTGCATGCGGAACCTTTAGTGTTAAATCGTGGTACAAAACTATTGATGCCGAATCTTGCACTGCCTGAGCTGCAGCTACCACTGATTGTAAACATAGTGGCATTGCTTGTGCTACCTGGTCTAATTTAGATGAATAATATGCAATGGGTTTGTTCTTATCCCCATGTTTTTGAGTCAAAACCGATGTCATATATCCCTCCCTACAATCTACCGTCTGGGTAAAAGGCCTGTCATATCTAGGAAAAGCTAAGGctgtttgggaagtgagcaacttTTTTATCTCTATAAATTGTTCCTTCGcgtcagagttccaaatgattttatcatgggctgccattgccttcccatagataagatcacttaacttcccagtatgcagtgcataatgcggtatccaagctctacagtagtttatcatccccaaaaagctcatcatttgtttttgttcaatggttttggcgcttcaagtatagcagttttcctggatgagtttaacattcgccctTCCTGAGTTATAGCGTGTCCTAGGTAAATCacctcgctctgccaaagttgaagtttcttttgctcactttgtgtccctgttctgccaggaaggttaacaattggattgtatccctcttacatccctcctgagtgggattagccaatagaatatcatctacataaactaacatttggcttccctcctgaggttcaaactttcccaaattcctagttatagcctgggcaAAGATTGTAGGACTTTCCGAGTAGCCCTGAGGCATCCTAGCGTATGTCCATTttcttccctgaaaagtaaagccaaaccacccctgactatccggatgaactgggatactaaagaaagcattagctaaatctatcactgtaaaataggagttttctggtttcaattggttcagcaatgtatgtggGTCTGGTACACATGGCGCTCTGGGAATgatatttctattaaccccctgcaagtccattaccatcctccagtcggcgctaggtgccgcctttttaacaggaaatactggagagttaCATTGTGCCTcgtctccaggaattatcacccctcccttaagtaaatgctcaaatgtaggtgttatcccttttattgcttctggtttcatagggtattgcttttggtatggtctatgatcggatcgaggaatcacttgtactggagctacccccttaattagtcccacatcggctggtccttgtgaccataatttgaatggaattgctgctaactcatcctcctgttcctgagttaagaaaatctcttcctgtcatccgttaaaattTTATCTCCAGGTGGACTCcgggctgggtttttgctctccaattcaattttcttctatatctcccagtggagtggctatactgatccccatttggtgtattttGCCAGTCAGTgatgtttttcccctgttttatccatttacctagtgataaccattcctctgaaggttctttcactagggaaacatgggggctccacctttctctgtacagtcTCTGGCTTTGTGGTCCTAACTCCACCTCTACAGCTGCCCGTTTTTTATCAtagtgaacccattttaacccaattgttTTTTCTGTGGTTTTTAACAATTCTTCCTCATAATCTGGGTTAGGACCTGGGTGCTCATTACACCATAATGTACAGTGTAAGTCATCTACCGTCATCTTGGTTGATCCAATCACTAACTCATTACTCAGGTCCATTAGTGATTTCGGTATGTCTGTGAGTCCCCCTCTTAGCAGATCCTGGCTATACCAATAGCATGGGTTTCCCTCCCCGCTCAATACCATATTATCTCTTACGACATATGCCTTCATACCCCTTAGCGTTGGCTTTACAGCTACGTTTAACTGAGTCATGGCATCCCTTCCTAGCAAATTGACCGGACACAGGCTTGATACAAGTACAGGTATGCATACCTCTCCCCCTGAATCTTCATGTTGTAAAGTCACCGGGGCCGATAATCGCTCTATAAATTGATGGCACGAGGCCGAGCGTACCATGATTTTTTCCCCATTAATTCTAATTCCTTTGGGCATGTCGGCTACACAGATCGCTGTGCGACATGCCCCTGTGTCACACAAGAATTTAATATTTTTTCCCAATATTGTTAAGGTGAGGTATGGTTTCTGTTCTTGCTGCAGAGCCAATTCAATCGTTTCCAATTCAAACACTTCACACCCCGTATCAATGGTatcctctgacccctctccttcaCTATCTGTCTTAGTATCTTCCCCTTGCTCTAGTTAtgcctcatcttcctcttcctccctaccCGAACTGGGTGGTGGGTGTTTGTAGGCCCTTTCTCTTTCCCCCCTATTATTTTGCTTGCCTCTTCTTTTATTGCTGCAGCCGCGATAGTTATGACCTGGCtcgttacagtatttacacggccCCTCACACTCCCTTACAAAGTGTCCTTCTTTGTCACAGTTAAAGCACCTACTTCCTTTCCCATAGGGCAGGAAAGAGCGAAGCCTCGCTCCCCCCTCTTCTGGAGTTCTATTTCTCCCAGCTATCTCCCCCAGAGTAGCAATTAAATACTCTGCTCCCTTTTGTTCCCTTTttactctatcctgtctactattctgctcatgatggattgcatatctCCTGACCTCGGCTAACGATGTAGTTCCCCATCCCACTAAAGTTCTCTTAATATTCCTGCTtatttctggtctcattccactaagGAATGCTATTTTTAACTGTTGATGGTACGGAGTATCATCACCTTGCCCTTGGGGAGGCTCGGGTATCCCACTATTTGCGTTAAATACATTTCTCAGTCTCTCTAAGTATTGGCTGATGGTCTCACTGTCTTCCTGTTTACATTCATGTACTTTGGAGAAGTCAGCATGTCGATGGTAATATTCCCTTAaattattacacaattcagttattttcccaacatattgcCCATCATCTGCCCATGGTAGGACTGCTCCATTGGCATCCCCTGCAACCCACTGCCCCCGAACAGCTGCCCAATCTTTCCCAACTAGGGTTCTGACTGCCCTTTCAATTTCCCCTGTGTTTAGCTTAAAGCTTGCCGCTAGACTCTCCAAATCCCTCCTGAACCCCTCTATTCCTGTTTTAGGGTGCACTACACCCTCTATAGCTCTCACTACATCCCGCTGTGTCCATGCCCTATATACACCCAGTGTGTCTGGTGCCTGCTCCTCCCCAGCCCTTGAGTTCGGCAAGGCTATCAAAGGGTACTGGTCATCCCCTGTGTTATCATCTACCCACTCTTTCTTCCCTGGCTTATTGTAGTTTTCTAATCATTTTAACTCCCTGTTCTTAAACTCTCTGTGTTTACTTTCTCTAGCTTTCCCTGCCTCTTTCTCCCTATCCAATTCTATTCTTAACCTGACTACCTCCTGTTGTAAAACTTCCCCCTCTTTGTTCTCTTCACTGGCCTCTTTACTCTGCCCCCCGTCTTCCCGCCCTTCCAACATTCCGGCTTGGCCGTCATATGGTGGGGGAAGGACGGGGATCACCCCTAATCTTCTTTTACACATGACAACGGTGTCATCTGGGCTTTCTTTCCAAGCTTGCTCTACCAACTCTGGATATAACCTCTCTGCTCTTTGCTGTGGGGGAGGTCCTGAAACTTCCTTTTTCTGtatatccctttctctctccatctctaacttcttcctcttttctccttcctctctccttcgcgCTTCAAAAGCCAtaccctcgctgtctctagcccctccgcTCGCTGTTTTTTAACATTTGCTCCACAGTTGATATGCATTTGCGTAATCATATTTTCTAACTTTGcaacatcgagatgcccaataaatccatacctcttctcccaaatggacccataaaacatatttctccgATCCCtccctaacatatatctttcatctcccgttaattctcggacttgTTTAGAAGATGCCTTTCCCATCGTGGAACAATAAGAAATCCCTCCCcccctttttgttttttaaataattcactcCCGAATTATTTCCGTAGGAGCCAATCTCTTAGTGCGCctcttgcttttgtaattaaccctttaaaattatttaacccctaacccagagtttctatttaaaactccggtttcatgaaaagagTAAGTTACCCAATTTTCCTCACGCGACTTATTTTTTCCCTCCACCCCTGAAATAATGATCACGTCTCCCGAGGGATTAAGTCTCACACACATACGACCTTATCATCTGTTAAACTTGTTTGCACAGTTCTAGCAAATGCCCAGTCACATATAGAACTCCTGACACATCCATCTCACACGATgataattatttccctgtttatactgtcatactgcaattcgtacaatgacaatattaacttagtttacatttgtgattgcaattcactaccatgtcatttcggactagtttttttttgtaatagctatttacctctaggatcaattgcggaccctccctgtcgtaataattattaccttctttgactttggtaactaagttcaactcattttaccaaaatccatgaataaaaattactgaccttttccttgccgtctggattaaaatgctttttcaaacttgttaacgtctttatcgttcataaagagtaatcaccggcctgtttattaaCCTTAACGTGGAAGGCCAGGACTCTCTCACGGATGCGATCACCCGGCCGTGCACGGATTTCGGTGTCTCtagaacgataaagatgtattaagatccggctcgaaggaccaatctgtcacgtgaatttttatctctaattcaacctaagcttgaatcattaccagaggttgtaaagctctggttttaatcatcaatgattcaaggtccacaatccacaagtaattatcaGTAAATTTTATTTAAGGAGAGCTCTGCTCAAAAACACAAATATCCTGTTTTTATACtccttgacaaacaaagacactatgctcctcccacctttcttaaacagttcccgccttcccccttgaatggttagtaacgccccctctgttagtgggttgacactacatgataattctaacatttatactgtgtttggggtgaaattctttagtcattaatTTTAATACACAAATTCATCTAtcaactacaggaaaaaaaagaggactgagcacgcccccattctcatcgacggggctgtagtggaacaggttgagagcttcaagttccttggtgtccacatcaccaacgatctatcatggtccaaacacaccaagacagtcgtgaagagggcacgacaaagcctattcccctcaggagactgaaaagatttggcatgggtcctcagatcctcaaaaaattctacagctgcaccatcgagagcatcctgactggttgcatcaccgcctggtatggcaactgcttggcctccgaccgcaaggcactacagagggtactgcgtacggcccagtacatcactggggccaagcttcctgccatccaggacctctataccaggcggtgtcagaggaaggccctcaaaattgtcaaagactccagccaccctagtcatagactgttctctctgctaccgcacggcaagcggtaccggagtgccaagtctaggtccaaaagacttctcaacagcttctacccccaagccataagactcctgaacagctaatcatggctacccggactatttgcactgcccccccaccccatcctttttacgctgctgctactctgttaattatttatgcatagtcactttaactctacccacatgtacatattacctcaactacctcaactagccggtgc
This window of the Coregonus clupeaformis isolate EN_2021a chromosome 33, ASM2061545v1, whole genome shotgun sequence genome carries:
- the LOC121567162 gene encoding uncharacterized protein LOC121567162 encodes the protein MTSVLTQKHGDKNKPIAYYSSKLDQVAQAMPLCLQSVVAAAQAVQDSASIVLYHDLTLKVPHAVSILLLEHKMAYMSPARHLSCMIILLNMPNLTIERCTTLNPSTLVPIATDGSPHDCITETEKLVLPRPDLKDLALVDGEVTMFVDGSSRKNPDGTNATGYAVVTETDVLEAESLPRNYSAQQAEIVALTRACHLGKGKKVTIYTDSAYAFNTVHVFAAQWRNRGMVTTSGKTITHAQLILNLLDAVLLPEKLAICKCDAHTKGVDSISNGNRKADEEAKKAGVKPQSPTYLHLKEEVDIDKALLIDSQLRAPMKEVSRWEKMGAVKKGEMWHQDSVSHRRTKGEGNPLYPTRRLGVDTIPKEERLEAAPLGRPLPGSIGHRLCH